The sequence NNNNNNNNNNNNNNNNNNNNNNNNNNNNNNNNNNNNNNNNNNNNNNNNNNNNNNNNNNNNNNNNNNNNNNNNNNNNNNNNNNNNNNNNNNNNNNNNNNNNNNNNNNNNNNNNNNNNNNNNNNNNNNNNNNNNNNNNNNNNNNNNNNNNNNNNNNNNNNNNNNNNNNNNNNNNNNNNNNNNNNNNNNNNNNNNNNNNNNNNNNNNNNNNNNNNNNNNNNNNNNNNNNNNNNNNNNNNNNNNNNNNNNNNNNNNNNNNNNNNNNNNNNNNNNNNNNNNNNNNNNNNNNNNNNNNNNNNNNNNNNNNNNNNNNNNNNNNNNNNNNNNNNNNNNNNNNNNNNNNNNNNNNNNNNNNNNNNNNNNNNNNNNNNNNNNNNNNNNNNNNNNNNNNNNNNNNNNNNNNNNNNNNNNNNNNNNNNNNNNNNNNNNNNNNNNNNNNNNNNNNNNNNNNNNNNNNNNNNNNNNNNNNNNNNNNNNNNNNNNNNNNNNNNNNNNNNNNNNNNNNNNNNNNNNNNNNNNNNNNNNNNNNNNNNNNNNNNNNNNNNNNNNNNNNNNNNNNNNNNNNNNNNNNNNNNNNNNNNNNNNNNNNNNNNNNNNNNNNNNNNNNNNNNNNNNNNNNNNNNNNNNNNNNNNNNNNNNNNNNNNNNNNNNNNNNNNNNNNNNNNNNNNNNNNNNNNNNNNNNNNNNNNNNNNNNNNNNNNNNNNNNNNNNNNNNNNNNNNNNNNNNNNNNNNNNNNNNNNNNNNNNNNNNNNNNNNNNNNNNNNNNNNNNNNNNNNNNNNNNNNNNNNNNNNNNNNNNNNNNNNNNNNNNNNNNNNNNNNNNNNNNNNNNNNNNNNNNNNNNNNNNNNNNNNNNNNNNNNNNNNNNNNNNNNNNNNNNNNNNNNNNNNNNNNNNNNNNNNNNNNNNNNNNNNNNNNNNNNNNNNNNNNNNNNNNNNNNNNNNNNNNNNNNNNNNNNNNNNNNNNNNNNNNNNNNNNNNNNNNNNNNNNNNNNNNNNNNNNNNNNNNNNNNNNGAGGGAGAACCTGTGAAGGAACTCTATGTTTGTGTCACTCTAACCTTGGTTTTATCAGCAAGCTTTGTGACAGACACTATTGGGATACACGCGCTTTTCGGGGCGTTTGTGGTAGGAATAGTAACTCCTAAAGAAGGACCATTTTGCAGAGTTTTGACAGAGAAGATAGAGGATCTGGTCTCGGGGCTTCTTCTACCGCTGTATTTTGCGGCTAGCGGTCTCAAAACTGATGTAACAACTATCAGAGGAGGGGTGTCATGGGGACTTCTAGTTCTCGTCATAATCACCACTTGTTTCGGTAAGATTTTTGGAACCGTTGGGGCCGCCATGCTCTGCAAGGTTCCTTTCAGAGAAGCCATGGCACTTGGATTCCTTATGAACACCAAAGGTTTAGTAGAGCTCATTGTTCTTAACATTGGCAAGGACCGGAAGGTATAGATTCTTGAAAGCCatgtataagatttttttataagaacCCGATCGAGTGAtctaattaattgttttttgtcGAGCAGGTGCTGAATGATCAAGCATTTGCGATCTTAGTCCTAATGGCATTGTTCACAACCTTCATTACAACTCCAATTGTGATAGCGATATACAAGCCTGCAAGAAAAGGAGCACCATACAAGCACAAAACCATCCAAAGGAAAGATCATGATTCAGAGCTACGGATACTTGCTTGCTTCCACAGTACTCGCAACATACCAACATTGATCAATCTGATTGAATCATCAAGAGGGACAGGCAAAAAAGGACGCCTCTGCGTATATGCGATGCATATGATGGAGCTTTCTGAACGGTCATCAGCAATCGCAATGGTTCACAAAGCTCGGAACAACGGGCTCCCAATCTGGAACAAGATAGAGAGATCAACAGATCAGATGGTGATTGCCTTCGAGGCTTACCAGCATCTAAGGGCTGTAGCGGTTAGACCCATGACTGCAATATCTGACCTCACTAGCATCCACAAAGACATAATCACAAGCGCCCATCAGAAACGAGTAGCGATGATACTACTTCCGTTTCACAAGCATCAGAGAGCGGATGGAACAATGGAGTCAATCGGACATGGGTTCCATGAAGTGAACAACCGGGTCTTACAACGAGCTCCTTGCTCAGTTGGGATTCTTGTAGACAGAGGACTCGGAGGACCATCCCAGGTTGTAGCCAGCGAAGTGGCTTACAAAGTTGTGGTTCCATTCTTCGGAGGCTTGGACGACAGAGAAGCTCTCGCCTACGGTATGAAAATGGTGGAGCATCCAGGAATCACACTAACCGTACTCAAATTTGTAGCTGCGAAAGGGACATTAAAGAGATTTGAGGAGAGTGCGCCCGacgaaaaggagaaaaaagaaaaagagactgATGAAGAGTTTGTGAGGGAGCTGATGAATGATCCAAGAGGAAATGAGTCCTTGGCCTACGAGGAAAGAGTTGTTGAGAGCAAAGACGATATCAACGCGACACTTAAGTCGATGAACAAATGCAATCTCTTCGTCGTTGGAAGAACTGCAGCTGTTGTGTCGTTGGTTCACAGTTCGGATTGTCCGGAGCTAGGACCAGTTGGCCGTTTGTTGTCTTCATCAGAGTTTTCCACCACTGCATCAGTGCTCGTCGTTCAGGGATACGATCCAGCAGCAGATACACGGCCGCTCGTTGAGGAAGATGCTAATTACGACCAGTCTTCCAAAGATATTTCAGAATTTACCGTCTGATCGGATCTAATCAGTCTATTTAATCAGCctcccttgtttttttttttttgtctcacgaaatattttggtttctttttggttGGTACCTGGAGTGTCTTCgttgtttctttgtattttccCCTATTACCATTAGATTATGGGCATGAAAATCAGACCTAAAATTtcgtaataatattttttcaagttCTTGATTTAGCTCTTCTTAATAACAAAATTGACCTTGGATTGGAAGGCGGACACTGGAGAAGCATTTATATAGCTCCTGAAAGACATTCCTTACATTAGAAGTTTAGCCATTAGCCAAACCTTTCCATACCATATGGATGAGTTTTTGTTGGCAACACACGTAATCTGGACTCTTCACATGAATCACGGTCATCAGGAAATTGGGTTGCAAGGTGACATAATGATAAGATTTCTACGTAATTTTTATAGAGATTAAAGGAAAATCTGGACTTTACACAGTCAGATTCCTACGTTACTTTCTTCTGATGAACAAATAaggtgatttgttttttttttttttccatttccgCTGTTCATCTACATGTTGCATGATTGCTCGATTATTCTAGTTTCACTATAATGGTATGCTTACatttacatatttgtaaatttaaatatcTTAGTTCGATCTCATATTGAATATTAGAAATTATAGACAAACCAATGACGATTGACCAAATTATATTATCAAGCAGGGCATAAATTTTTTAGGTTATGTAAAtgaactaattagtaattatattattttcttccttttccctCTTTGCTTGATTTGCGCTGAGCTTGGAACGTAGTAGGACACACAAGCGGATAATGAAATCTATCGGTAGATTCTCCGAGATCCACTTCTTTGCAGTATCCATCCTCTCCAATGATGTAAGCTACATTGCTATCCGTATCAAATCATTTGAGGCTTTGAGCCACAAGGTTTGGCACAAGTAGGGATTCAAAACCATGAACCTAGTGTAGTCTTTAGTGATGCCTAACAATAAACCATGGCAGTGATAGATTCTAGACATATCGAGCCGATGAAACACAAATACTGTATAATGTTAGGTCAAAAATCCTCTGTGTTAGATATGTTCGGTCTGAAGATATAGAAAGGAAACGCTAACTGAAGCTGGGTCAATCGTGGGCTTTAGAGTCTAACGGACTAAACAAGCAAAGCTCTCTTAACCTTCTTTCATACAACTATTATATTTATAGTGTTACCACAACTTTGTCAATCCTATTTTTCTTAGACTCctatctcctatataataaaacggaagtacacaacattattttgtatactatataattttaataagttggttacaaataggttatagattaagttttatattatttgtatattctggacttattgtttccaaaaatcttaaaaagaatattctaaagaatcatttgatatcatctaacttaccatattaattttttaactaaattattcatcaaataaaatcttttgatatctagcttaacatattaatttgttaattattattatattttacctctcatttttatatatgaatctattttgtgaaacaaataaattctcatattatttattataattaaaaaatagttttattttcagaTATACCATAAGtcgaatttttaaaaacaaatataaatgattcaatctataaaatattcaattttttttaatattttttttttaaaaaacaatatctattgaattaaaattttactaagtaacgggtcaaaatttgaatatttaaattcaatttcatacctttttgttgaattttataattttatataatataataaattttaaataatttattttgaaatatttttaaaatattgaaacttgatattaaagttaggaACTagaaacactctaaattggtttgttatagcaatgtcaataatatgtcactatagtatgaaagaatttataaaaaccaagtatattaaaaaaaagtataacaatatattaaattactcataatataataactcggcttttcaaaaccaaattcacaaaattatgtcttataatgacattcaagtcatgaagTAAAATATagattgttgaaataacttcacgtacataaactaatacaacatattaaaactttattttagaatagaaaatatacaaaattttgtataaaataaaatttaaccagtgttatagcacgggtacttatctagaatcattaacaatataaaacttacaaaaataagtgtctttttcaaATCATcgtatttagcatatgattttattatttaatattttatccaatttttttttttttaaataatcacataaattatattttataaaaaaattacaatgtaaataaaatgaatttcaacccgtgctcgaGCACGGGTCTTAGTTTCTATTAAGTTTGGGTAACAAGCTCAATTGGCTGAATTTGAGTTTCTGAACAATTGTGAAATCAAATCCGGTTTAGTCAAACCGGTTAAAAACCATTATGTGTCGGCGTTAAGCTGCCGGAGCTCAGGAGAAGAAGTGAAGTAGATTCTTTAATGGCTGTCGCACCTCCCAATCTCCGAGTCACTCCCTGCGCTTGAACAATAGTTTTGTTCAAAAGTAGTGATACGGCAACAACACCATTTATTAGCTCAATAACTTTCTTAACAAAGAGCCCATTGGTTTTGTATAAGCACCCTCATATAAACCACCAACTAAACCCTGGAAATATCTTGCACGTTATAACAGTGAAAAAGACAAAGGAAATACACGAAACTGTCTAAAGTAAGAAAAAGTGACAAGGGTTTAACAGTTTTAATAGATGGGTGGTAAGTCTCCATAAGCTACTTGACCATAGGTCTTGTTTCTGTTTCCTCAAAGCTCTACGGATATTGCTGCAAAACATAGAAAAACAATCTACATGAATACTAGAACGAGCTCAAACAACATAAAGGGAATGCATTTATTTACCTCTTTAACCAATGCCTCatgctcttttctctctttccgcCTATAAAGCATTTCCTTCCCCCATTTTTCGGCCCCAAACTATGTCAAACACTCACATTAAAGCAAAGAGGCTTCATTCAAAATATATGTTACCTCGTGTTTCTGTCTACTGAAAGTTACCTGAGAAAACAGGCGCCAGAGACGTTTCAGTTCTTTCCTATGAATTTGTCTGAACCGGATATCGCCTTGAAGCATATGTTTGGCCAATGACCATGACttcaaaaaatcaaactctGTTTGTACAGAGGCAACTTCAGCCATGAGAGCTTTATAAACATCACCAGAGCGCTGTGAATAAagaaacaa comes from Camelina sativa cultivar DH55 chromosome 19, Cs, whole genome shotgun sequence and encodes:
- the LOC104765605 gene encoding cation/H(+) antiporter 19-like gives rise to the protein MLCKVPFREAMALGFLMNTKGLVELIVLNIGKDRKVLNDQAFAILVLMALFTTFITTPIVIAIYKPARKGAPYKHKTIQRKDHDSELRILACFHSTRNIPTLINLIESSRGTGKKGRLCVYAMHMMELSERSSAIAMVHKARNNGLPIWNKIERSTDQMVIAFEAYQHLRAVAVRPMTAISDLTSIHKDIITSAHQKRVAMILLPFHKHQRADGTMESIGHGFHEVNNRVLQRAPCSVGILVDRGLGGPSQVVASEVAYKVVVPFFGGLDDREALAYGMKMVEHPGITLTVLKFVAAKGTLKRFEESAPDEKEKKEKETDEEFVRELMNDPRGNESLAYEERVVESKDDINATLKSMNKCNLFVVGRTAAVVSLVHSSDCPELGPVGRLLSSSEFSTTASVLVVQGYDPAADTRPLVEEDANYDQSSKDISEFTV